A single Amia ocellicauda isolate fAmiCal2 chromosome 9, fAmiCal2.hap1, whole genome shotgun sequence DNA region contains:
- the LOC136758459 gene encoding cytochrome P450 2J2: protein MLLYTFLGWLDIKSCLLFLSVCLLLADILLNRNPKNFPPGPWPLPLLGNVFTGVDYKAIDKLAAEYGSVFSLRWGREKMVFVSGYKRVKEALVDQGEIFADRPITPLFHKVFKGLGLGLSSGYLWKKQRRFAVTHLKHFGEGKKTLESFIQQECGFVCEAIREEHGHPFNPHFTLNNAVANIICSLVFGHRFDYNDENFQRILRLTARTFNLIASTRAQLYNAFPGVLKYLPGPHQTIFSNYAKVTGFIREEIEKHKADWDPSDPRDFIDAYFGEIGNRKDDTEAGFNMENLVICCLDFFEAGTETTSTTLRWGLLYMIKYPEIQKKVQGEIDSVIGQGRQPSMDDRASMPYTDAVIHEIMRIGNIVPLNVAHMTNKDTTLGGYFLPKGTTVITNFTSVLCDKKEWETAETFNPRHFLDSNGKFFKRESFIPFSAGRRVCLGEQLARMELFLFFTSLLQRFSFSPPPGEEPKLEIQEGFTLCPQPFQICASPR from the exons ATGCTTCTCTATACCTTCCTGGGGTGGCTGGACATCAAAAGCTGCTtgctgtttctctctgtgtgtctgctaCTGGCCGATATCCTTCTGAACAGAAATCCAAAGAATTTCCCTCCAGGCCCCTGGCCTTTGCCATTGCTGGGAAATGTCTTTACTGGTGTTGACTATAAAGCCATAGACAAG CTTGCTGCAGAGTATGGCAGTGTATTCAGTTTAAGGTGGGGCAGAGAGAAGATGGTGTTTGTGTCGGGGTACAAGAGAGTGAAGGAAGCTTTGGTCGATCAGGGCGAGATCTTTGCTGACCGTCCTATAACTCCTCTGTTTCATAAAGTCTTCAAAGGCCTTG GCTTGGGTTTAAGCAGTGGATACCTGTGGAAAAAGCAAAGGAGGTTTGCTGTCACCCATTTAAAGCACTTTGGTGAAGGCAAGAAGACTTTGGAGTCCTTTATACAACAGGAGTGTGGCTTCGTTTGTGAGGCCATCAGAGAAGAGCACG GACATCCCTTCAACCCGCACTTTACACTTAACAATGCTGTTGCCAATATCATCTGTTCGCTGGTGTTTGGGCATCGCTTTGACTACAATGATGAAAACTTCCAGAGGATTCTACGACTGACTGCACGAACCTTCAATTTAATAGCCAGTACACGAGCCCAG CTGTACAATGCCTTCCCTGGTGTACTGAAATATTTGCCTGGCCCTCACCAAACAATTTTTTCTAATTACGCTAAAGTCACTGGCTTTATCAGAGAAGAAATTGAGAAGCACAAGGCGGACTGGGACCCCTCCGACCCTCGTGACTTCATTGATGCCTACTTTGGAGAGATTGGAAAT AGAAAAGATGACACTGAAGCTGGGTTCAATATGGAGAACCTGGTTATATGCTGCCTAGACTTCTTTGAAGCTGGGACTGAGACCACATCTACCACTCTGCGCTGGGGTCTCCTCTACATGATCAAGTACCCCGAGATCCAGA AGAAGGTCCAGGGTGAGATAGACAGCGTGATAGGGCAAGGGCGACAGCCCTCCATGGATGACAGAGCCAGCATGCCCTACACTGATGCAGTGATCCATGAAATCATGAGGATAGGAAACATTGTACCTTTGAATGTAGCCCATATGACCAATAAAGACACAACACTGGGAGGATATTTTCTACCAAAG GGCACAACAGTAATAACTAACTTCACCTCGGTGCTTTGTGACAAAAAGGAGTGGGAGACTGCAGAGACGTTTAACCCCAGGCACTTTCTAGATTCAAATGGAAAGTTCTTTAAAAGGGAGTCATTCATTCCATTTTCAGCAG GGAGGAGGGTGTGCCTGGGGGAGCAGCTGGCTCGCATGGAGTTATTCCTCTTCTTCACTTCTCTGCTTCAGAGGTTCTCCTTCTCTCCACCACCAGGAGAGGAACCCAAGCTGGAGATTCAAGAGGGGTTCACCCTTTGCCCCCAGCCATTCCAGATTTGTGCCTCACCCCGCTAG